In Euwallacea fornicatus isolate EFF26 chromosome 36, ASM4011564v1, whole genome shotgun sequence, a genomic segment contains:
- the LOC136349061 gene encoding uncharacterized protein isoform X2, with protein MGILVLCLVLSGFTCLNYSSAVTVHQYAPEYDKPADYSFSYGVKDLHTGDVKSQWEKKDGDTVKGQYSLVEADGSVRTVDYTADKYSGFNAIIKKSGPLHHITHDSKDALSHSNVILKPTHAYAEAQKEPEELYEYSNHASEDAGQLDANLDEKEQEYAYVKSEDAAAAEESQRVTLKSEYRPKKPLFRVKEEFENVKYLPHLPVDLSLLQKASMEKIIPLDIQEINPVEIQLHHEDSTKKTISTKPSELTQEELDKFLAEYYATNNKRTSQPVIETGFKPIQPATKPMTSTFQQIPNTFKSGKKPQTTPGLKHYSTKTYNYGIKFNTRLPKNNQGQGHAYSPKVKQTLTADRHKTGPAQHLQDQGQGYAYQPKLKQTLTADRHKAELTRLYRSTSNNGYTRYAKRVSYEA; from the exons ATGGGGATTTtg GTCTTATGTTTGGTTCTCTCAGGATTCACGTGTCTCAATTATAGCAGTGCCGTGACAGTGCATCAGTATGCTCCTGAATACGAT aaaccTGCAGACTACAGCTTTAGCTACGGAGTAAAGGACCTGCACACCGGAGACGTGAAAAGCCAGTGGGAGAAAAAGGACGGGGACACTGTTAAAGGACAATATTCCTTGGTGGAAGCAGACGGATCTGTCAGAACTGTGGACTACACCGCCGACAAATACTCCGGATTTAACGCTATTATCAAAAAAAGTGGTCCCTTGCACCATATAACACATGATTCGAAGGATGCTCTCAGCCATAGTAACGTGATCTTGAAGCCCACCCATGCTTACGCCGAGGCCCAAAAGGAGCCGGAGGAGCTGTATGAGTACTCCAATCACGCCAGCGAAG ATGCCGGTCAGTTAGACGCAAACTTAGATGAGAAAGAACAAGAATACGCGTATGTCAAATCTGAAGATGCGGCAGCGGCAGAGGAGTCTCAACGAGTGACTTTAAAGTCAGAATACAGACCTAAAAAGCCTCTCTTCAGGGTCAAAGAAGAGTTTGAAAACGTGAAATACCTCCCTCATCTCCCGGTGGATTTAAGCTTATTGCAAAAAGCCTCAATGGAAAAGATCATTCCCCTGGATATTCAGGAAATAAATCCTGTCGAGATCCAGCTTCACCATGAAGATAGCACtaaaaaaacgatttcaacTAAGCCAAGCGAGCTTACTCAAGAGGAACTTGATAAATTCTTAGCGGAATATTACGCAACTAACAATAAGCGGACGTCGCAACCGGTGATAGAAACTGGGTTTAAACCAATTCAACCTGCGACCAAACCAATGACCTCCACGTTCCAGCAAATTCCCAATACTTTTAAATCGGGCAAGAAGCCCCAGACCACTCCAGGGTTGAAACATTACTCGACGAAAACTTACAATTACGGCATTAAATTTAACACCAGACTGCCCAAGAATAATCAAGGGCAAGGGCACGCTTACTCGCCGAAAGTGAAACAGACCCTAACTGCAGATAGGCACAAAACGGGGCCGGCGCAGCATCTGCAGGACCAGGGGCAAGGGTACGCTTACCAACCAAAGCTGAAGCAGACTTTGACTGCAGATCGGCATAAAGCAGAGCTTACAAGGCTGTACCGGAGCACCTCAAATAACGGGTATACCCGGTATGCTAAAAGAGTGAGTTATGAGGCATGA
- the LOC136349061 gene encoding uncharacterized protein isoform X1 produces the protein MRFLQVLCLVLSGFTCLNYSSAVTVHQYAPEYDKPADYSFSYGVKDLHTGDVKSQWEKKDGDTVKGQYSLVEADGSVRTVDYTADKYSGFNAIIKKSGPLHHITHDSKDALSHSNVILKPTHAYAEAQKEPEELYEYSNHASEDAGQLDANLDEKEQEYAYVKSEDAAAAEESQRVTLKSEYRPKKPLFRVKEEFENVKYLPHLPVDLSLLQKASMEKIIPLDIQEINPVEIQLHHEDSTKKTISTKPSELTQEELDKFLAEYYATNNKRTSQPVIETGFKPIQPATKPMTSTFQQIPNTFKSGKKPQTTPGLKHYSTKTYNYGIKFNTRLPKNNQGQGHAYSPKVKQTLTADRHKTGPAQHLQDQGQGYAYQPKLKQTLTADRHKAELTRLYRSTSNNGYTRYAKRVSYEA, from the exons ATGCGATTTCTTCAG GTCTTATGTTTGGTTCTCTCAGGATTCACGTGTCTCAATTATAGCAGTGCCGTGACAGTGCATCAGTATGCTCCTGAATACGAT aaaccTGCAGACTACAGCTTTAGCTACGGAGTAAAGGACCTGCACACCGGAGACGTGAAAAGCCAGTGGGAGAAAAAGGACGGGGACACTGTTAAAGGACAATATTCCTTGGTGGAAGCAGACGGATCTGTCAGAACTGTGGACTACACCGCCGACAAATACTCCGGATTTAACGCTATTATCAAAAAAAGTGGTCCCTTGCACCATATAACACATGATTCGAAGGATGCTCTCAGCCATAGTAACGTGATCTTGAAGCCCACCCATGCTTACGCCGAGGCCCAAAAGGAGCCGGAGGAGCTGTATGAGTACTCCAATCACGCCAGCGAAG ATGCCGGTCAGTTAGACGCAAACTTAGATGAGAAAGAACAAGAATACGCGTATGTCAAATCTGAAGATGCGGCAGCGGCAGAGGAGTCTCAACGAGTGACTTTAAAGTCAGAATACAGACCTAAAAAGCCTCTCTTCAGGGTCAAAGAAGAGTTTGAAAACGTGAAATACCTCCCTCATCTCCCGGTGGATTTAAGCTTATTGCAAAAAGCCTCAATGGAAAAGATCATTCCCCTGGATATTCAGGAAATAAATCCTGTCGAGATCCAGCTTCACCATGAAGATAGCACtaaaaaaacgatttcaacTAAGCCAAGCGAGCTTACTCAAGAGGAACTTGATAAATTCTTAGCGGAATATTACGCAACTAACAATAAGCGGACGTCGCAACCGGTGATAGAAACTGGGTTTAAACCAATTCAACCTGCGACCAAACCAATGACCTCCACGTTCCAGCAAATTCCCAATACTTTTAAATCGGGCAAGAAGCCCCAGACCACTCCAGGGTTGAAACATTACTCGACGAAAACTTACAATTACGGCATTAAATTTAACACCAGACTGCCCAAGAATAATCAAGGGCAAGGGCACGCTTACTCGCCGAAAGTGAAACAGACCCTAACTGCAGATAGGCACAAAACGGGGCCGGCGCAGCATCTGCAGGACCAGGGGCAAGGGTACGCTTACCAACCAAAGCTGAAGCAGACTTTGACTGCAGATCGGCATAAAGCAGAGCTTACAAGGCTGTACCGGAGCACCTCAAATAACGGGTATACCCGGTATGCTAAAAGAGTGAGTTATGAGGCATGA